The genomic region cgactccagcttgcaaccctttgctgcatgttgtccccccactctctctctctcccccatttcacacactatcctgtccattaaaggcaagaAGCCCAAAAAATTATCTTTGGCAGTCCATCTAGAAGTTTCCACTCCcaaagacatttcactcaaaaccacaagaTTAAAAGTCAGAGAATCACCAGAGTCATTCAGGATGAATCCTGACTTTCTGGGAACGCTGAATGTCTGTGCAACATTTCTTTTCTCAGCAATCCATCCAGTTTGTCTCTACCAAGGAGATGGACTAGCAGACAGTGCCATCCCTAGAGCAATGGCATGATTTAAAGGAGCTCTTATTCTCAGATTTGTCTCTCCATCCAGGCACTTCTGGTGTGATTTTGTTCTTTGCAGCATGAAACCTTGTCTCACATGAAGAGCCACTGCAGAATGTTTAAAATCTGAATGTGAAACCTTTATATTAACTTCTTCTTTGATGACATGACAGGGACGCCGGCAGCCAGTCCTGGTTCAGGCTGACAGTTTacacaacacagagagagggtgaggagATGAGCCAGTACCTTCAAACCTGTTACGCACAAGAGGCCTGCACATTGTGCGCATATTGTGATGTTAATGTCCCTGCTGAAGGTATTCTAAATATTACCAGCAACGGCATAATATGGCGCAAGGTATGTAACTATGAGTGAGAATAAGATTTGATTGAGAAATAAGGAACTGCATCATGCTCAATTTCGTGCTTTAAAGCTAAGCTTTATGTTTCATCTTGTAGGTGGGCGAGTCATTGCCAATAGATGGTTACTTCTCACGTGTGGAAGAGAAAGACCAGGGTGCCTACACCTGCACCAGATCTTACCTGTATAATGCTCAAATATATAACAGGACCTTTACTGTGCTGCTTGACGTCAAACCAAAGGGTGAGAAAGAGCACTTCTTTCTATTCATGTTGATGTTCACAGActttaatatgtttatttgtgttacatgtttcctgtttttgtggCACAAAAAATCTGGAATGCCAGTAATACTTTCACCACTCGGTGGTGATGTCTTTCATGTAGATTTAGGTGAGTTATATGTCCTATTTTGTAGATGCATTCACGTGTATACACACAGCTATATATATACCTATATAATGCTCAAATATATAACAGGACCTTTACTGTGGTGCTTGATGTCAAACCAAAGGGTGAGAAAGCgcacattttgtatttgtattcatgtgttgaaaaaagatataaaatgttttctcctttttttgcaCAGAAAAAGCGAAATATCCGAGCATCACTAAACCAAACAAGGGTGATAACTTTACTGTAGATTTGGGTGAGCTTCAATGAAgcgtcaacacacacactaagattTACATACAAGCATTTACTGTCTTTCTGAATTACACTCTGTAGATCTCATGTAAGCCCCTGTGTTTCTAGGCTCAACAAAGGTGATTGATTGTGAAGGTGTCATGTATTCAGACTTTGATGACATGTTCTGGTACAGCGGGGGGCGGTACGGGGAGTcatttgtaaagaaaaacaacagctttccAGTTTTCTACAATATAACACGGTAAAGATTttgtatgagaaaaaaagtttggaaGTGCAAATGTTAAACGCAGCcacatttacacacatgcacattataGCTAACAGTCGTCTTTCTggacttttctttttcctttccttttctttacaGGGAAAAGAATGCTGGAGAAATAAAGATGACAGCATCTCTCGTCTTCAAAAAAGTGTCAGAGGAGGATTTATCAAAAAATTACACCTGTAAACTTGCATCTGTGTCTGGACACTCAAGCTCTGTCACCATCACTTTGGCCCAAAAACGTATGTAAGATATATTGGTAGAGCTTCGGTTTTAGCTTTGCTGCTATTGTATATGCATTTTTCCAGAGGTGCTGTGTACTATTTACTATACTAAAGCTCCAACCAGTTCAACTGATGATCCCAGGATGCACTTAATTGTACTTGATAATCACATCTCCaattaacacacatttaaatgatGAGGAAGTTTCATCTGCTGTCTGCtactttaaataaattaaatttagttACTTGTCCTTTATACGCCTGCAGCATCTCCTTCCTTCTTCTCCCTGGCTCTCAGCATTCTCTGTGTCGGGGTTGCGATTGTTGTAACAGTTGTTTAGTCGTCAAAAAAGTGATAGAGGAGGatctatttaaaaaacaaaaacacatgtaaactTGAAACTGCATCTGGACACACAAACGTCACCATTGCCTTGACTCAAAAGCGTatgttggatggatggatagatttTTGAGTGGGGCTGCAGTTAATCATTTTTGGACAActatcatttttatcatttttgggTTCATGAATTGGAATGTCGTCATTTTTAAGTCTGTTATGAGTGTTTTAATTAGTAATACATTTATTCTCTCCCTACATTTTCTACAGCTCGCCCTTCTTATGTGTCCCTGGCTGTTGCCTTTTCCAGCATTACGGTGGTGATGGTTTTGACAGTACTTATCTACGTGAGGTTCAAAATCGACATCACTCTGTTCCTAAGAGACACTCTTGGCTGCCATAGCAGCACCTCAGGTGGGAATCATGTTTTTGGTTTACTAACAACTTGTGTTCAAGGTAAGGCTCCACCCGAAGAAtaaccatttgtgtatcaattacttACCGTGTGTTACCTCAAATTCAGgaaggaaaatgtttttctctcatgcctctACAGtaaacggagaatccaaaaaaggcaaacattcatAATGAGCTGAAGTCAACAACTACAAAACtaggcggcatggtggtgcagtggatagcattgttgcctcacagctaGAGGTTCCTGGTGCAAACCAAGGGTAGGGgaacccttctgtgtggagtttgtatgttctccccgtgtcagcgtgggttctctccgggtacTTCCTAATGTCCGTGACATGtagattaattggtgactaggtgtgaatgtgagtgtgaatggttgtctgtgtctatgtgtcagccctgtgatagtctggtgacctgtccagggtgtactccgcTTCTCACccaatgccagctgggataggctccaacccGCCCGGGGCTCCttaagaggataagcggttagaaaatggatggatggcatCACGGTTTTAAAACATGCCAGTATTGGTGTCATGCATGGACAAGTAGCATGTCTGGGCACATGTGTGcattttaaggcccagacacaccagaactgacatcaaagaactagtggcgatgaAGGCTGATTGTTCACCTCACATCGCCTGTGTCTTAGCCTAAAAGTTGTGCTTGAGCACGCCTCAAAGACCACAGCCAATAGCCAACtagcacgtatgttctgcgTCTGCGTGAGAGGACATACTCTCCATACCAACAGGCAGCAGTCGTCTGTATACGCCGttcaaaaagagaaaccagAGGACCGGTATGacggattcaagacgctagttagccagttagcacattaacccTCAGTTTAGTATGTCAGCGCCCTTAACTCTGCTCATGCGGAGCTCATGCACACAGGCATGCACAGACTTGCTCAGAGTGTAGCACTTGTGGGCAGAAGTGTGATCAGCCATActattttagcaaaaatgcatgtgtttgggaagaactgagcatacgactggataaattagacttggattatactgcaggagttgtgtgaaagtttctaaaagaatgttttgatatagttttgctgttgtttaatgtgATCCCCATTTACGTCGGTTCATGAAGAATGgtcaccttttttggattctctgttcacagtggaggcatgtgagaaaaacaaagttttcctcatgaattcaacataacacagtgAGTAACTGAACGTAAGTTTtcttttcaacacattctcactccgacgtTGTGACATATTGACTTTTTGGTCATGGATCTTCCACATCCACaaacgacgtgcaaggtaccctgggtgcattggttgttgtcgttgtcgttctgggacaccgtgtcaagttctgcctgtcttctttcaaaatacacttccttttttttaaaggaaatttTACATTTTCGTACAGTCTCtgtacattggtaca from Epinephelus moara isolate mb chromosome 1, YSFRI_EMoa_1.0, whole genome shotgun sequence harbors:
- the LOC126396326 gene encoding interleukin-18 receptor 1-like isoform X2, with product MMVKVLLLPLCFFFASLTGVCCQRPRDVNVKAGEMVALYCRSDRRNNHAEVIWRSYTTQEMNLTAMPSAEQTQTGLLVHGRSLVILSASIKHQGNYSCSQGDAGSQSWFRLTVYTTQREGEEMSQYLQTCYAQEACTLCAYCDVNVPAEGILNITSNGIIWRKVGESLPIDGYFSRVEEKDQGAYTCTRSYLYNAQIYNRTFTVLLDVKPKEKAKYPSITKPNKGDNFTVDLGSTKVIDCEGVMYSDFDDMFWYSGGRYGESFVKKNNSFPVFYNITREKNAGEIKMTASLVFKKVSEEDLSKNYTCKLASVSGHSSSVTITLAQKPRPSYVSLAVAFSSITVVMVLTVLIYVRFKIDITLFLRDTLGCHSSTSDGKSYDAFLMCYKSDTDAGLNAHDRRWLESVLEEEFGYRLCLYDRDVLPGKAVAEAVLDSIEQSRTMVLIPTSPDLGPGSGLLSAIHAALVERQTRLVFIKTEATEVQKSGSLPEALKLLSEAGDCVTWKGKSSMRSSSSFWKQLRYYLPAPQQHAPQIRLSTQTI
- the LOC126396326 gene encoding interleukin-18 receptor 1-like isoform X1, with amino-acid sequence MTAKIGLLLILLLTLLTGLCPQRPRDVNVKAGEMVALYCRRDRRNNHGDAGVIWRSYTTQEMNLTAMSSAEQTQMGLLVHGRSLVILSASVKHQGNYSCSQGDAGSQSWFRLTVYTTQREGEEMSQYLQTCYAQEACTLCAYCDVNVPAEGILNITSNGIIWRKVGESLPIDGYFSRVEEKDQGAYTCTRSYLYNAQIYNRTFTVLLDVKPKEKAKYPSITKPNKGDNFTVDLGSTKVIDCEGVMYSDFDDMFWYSGGRYGESFVKKNNSFPVFYNITREKNAGEIKMTASLVFKKVSEEDLSKNYTCKLASVSGHSSSVTITLAQKPRPSYVSLAVAFSSITVVMVLTVLIYVRFKIDITLFLRDTLGCHSSTSDGKSYDAFLMCYKSDTDAGLNAHDRRWLESVLEEEFGYRLCLYDRDVLPGKAVAEAVLDSIEQSRTMVLIPTSPDLGPGSGLLSAIHAALVERQTRLVFIKTEATEVQKSGSLPEALKLLSEAGDCVTWKGKSSMRSSSSFWKQLRYYLPAPQQHAPQIRLSTQTI